In Drosophila santomea strain STO CAGO 1482 chromosome 3L, Prin_Dsan_1.1, whole genome shotgun sequence, a single window of DNA contains:
- the LOC120447528 gene encoding ecdysone-induced protein 75B, isoforms C/D isoform X5, which yields MGEELPILKGILKGNVNYHNAPVRFGRVPKREKARILAAMQQSTQNRGQQRALATELDDQPRLLAAVLRAHLETCEFTKEKVSAMRQRARDCPSYSMPTLLACPLNPAPELQSEQEFSQRFAHVIRGVIDFAGMIPGFQLLTQDDKFTLLKAGLFDALFVRLICMFDSSINSIICLNGQVMRRDAIQNGANARFLVDSTFNFAERMNSMNLTDAEIGLFCAIVLITPDRPGLRNLELIEKMYSRLKGCLQYIVAQNRPDQPEFLAKLLETMPDLRTLSTLHTEKLVVFRTEHKELLRQQMWSMEDGNNSDGQQNKSPSGSWADAMDVEAAKSPLGSVSSSESADLDYGSPSSSQPQGVSLPSPPQQQPSALASSAPLLAATLSGGCPLRNRANSGSSGDSGAADMDIVGSHAHLTQNGLTITPIVRHQQQQQQQQQIGILSNAHSRNLNGAHAMCPQQQQHPQLHHHLTAGAARYRKLDSPTDSGIESGNEKNECKAVSSGGSSSCSSPRSSVDDALDCSDAAANHSQVVQHPQLSVVAVSPVRSPQPSTSSHLKRQIVEDMPVLKRVLQAPPLYDTNSLMDEAYKPHKKFRALRHREFETAEADASSSTSGSNSLSAGSPRQSPVPNSVATPPPTASSAAAGNPAQSQLHMHLTRSSPKASMASSHSVLAKSLMAEPRMTPEQMKRSDIIQNYLKRENSTAASSTTNGVGNRSPSSSSTPPPSAVQSQQRWGSSSVITTTCQQRQQSVSPHSNGSSSSSSSSSSSSSSSSSTSSNCSSSSASSCQYFQSPHSTSNGTSAPASSSSGSSSATPLLELQVDIADSAQPLNLSKKSPTPPPSKLHALVAAANAVQRYPTLSADVTVTASNGGPPSAVASPAPSSSPPASVASPNPGLNAAVHKVMLEA from the exons ATGGGCGAAGAACTCCCGATATTGAAGGGCATACTTAAAGGCAACGTCAACTATCACAATGCGC CTGTGCGTTTTGGACGCGTGCCGAAGCGCGAAAAGGCGCGCATCCTGGCGGCCATGCAACAGAGCACCCAGAATCGCGGCCAGCAGCGAGCCCTTGCCACCGAACTGGATGACCAGCCACGCCTCCTCGCCGCCGTGCTGCGCGCCCACCTCGAGACCTGCGAGTTCACCAAGGAGAAGGTCTCCGCGATGCGGCAGCGGGCGCGGGATTGCCCCTCCTACTCCATGCCCACACTTCTG GCCTGTCCGCTGAACCCCGCCCCCGAACTGCAATCGGAGCAGGAGTTCTCGCAGCGTTTCGCGCACGTTATTCGCGGCGTGATCGACTTTGCCGGCATGATTCCCGGCTTCCAGCTGCTCACCCAGGACGACAAGTTCACGCTGCTGAAGGCGGGACTCTTTGATGCACTGTTTGTGCGCCTGATCTGCATGTTCGACTCGTCGATAAACTCGATCATCTGCCTGAATGGCCAGGTGATGCGACGGGATGCGATCCAGAACGGTGCCAATGCCCGCTTCCTGGTGGACTCCACCTTCAATTTTGCGGAGCGCATGAACTCGATGAACCTGACAGATGCCGAGATCGGCCTGTTCTGCGCCATCGTTCTGATCACACCCGATCGCCCCGGTCTGCGCAACCTGGAGCTCATTGAGAAGATGTACTCGCGGCTCAAGGGCTGCCTGCAGTACATTGTGGCCCAGAATAGGCCCGATCAGCCGGAGTTCCTGGCCAAGTTGCTGGAGACGATGCCCGATCTGCGCACCCTGAGCACCCTGCACACCGAGAAACTGGTCGTATTCCGCACCGAGCACAAGGAGCTGCTGCGCCAGCAGATGTGGTCCATGGAGGATGGCAACAACAGCGATGGCCAGCAGAACAAATCGCCCTCGGGCAGCTGGGCGGACGCCATGGACGTGGAGGCGGCCAAGAGTCCGCTGGGCTCGGTTTCCAGCAGTGAGTCCGCCGATCTCGACTACGGCAGTCCGAGCAGCTCACAGCCACAGGGCGTCTCCCTGCCCTCGCCGCCGCAGCAACAGCCCTCGGCTTTGGCCAGCTCGGCTCCTCTGCTGGCGGCCACCCTCTCCGGTGGATGTCCGCTGCGCAACCGGGCCAACTCCGGCTCCAGCGGCGACTCCGGAGCAGCTGACATGGACATCGTTGGCTCGCATGCACATCTCACCCAGAACGGGCTGACAATCACGCCGATTGTGcggcaccagcagcagcagcaacagcagcagcagatcg GAATACTCAGCAATGCGCATTCCCGCAACTTGAACGGCGCACACGCGATGTgcccgcagcagcagcagcacccaCAACTGCACCACCACTTGACCGCCGGAGCTGCGCGCTACAGGAAGCTGGACTCGCCCACGGATTCGGGCATTGAGTCGGGCAACGAGAAGAACGAGTGCAAGGCGGTGAGTTCGGGGGGCAGTTCCTCGTGCTCCAGTCCGCGCTCCAGTGTCGACGATGCGCTGGACTGCAGCGATGCCGCCGCCAATCACAGCCAGGTGGTGCAGCATCCGCAGCTGAGTGTGGTGGCCGTGTCACCAGTACGCTCGCCCCAGCCCTCCACCAGCAGCCATCTGAAGCGGCAGATTGTGGAGGACATGCCCGTGCTGAAGCGCGTGCTGCAGGCGCCGCCACTGTACGACACCAACTCGCTGATGGACGAGGCCTACAAGCCGCACAAGAAGTTCCGGGCCCTGCGGCATCGCGAGTTCGAGACCGCCGAGGCGGATGCCAGCAGTTCCACTTCCGGCTCCAACAGCCTCAGTGCCGGCAGTCCGCGGCAGAGCCCAGTGCCGAACAGtgtggccacgcccccgccaACGGCGAGCAGCGCCGCCGCAGGTAATCCCGCCCAGAGCCAGCTGCACATGCACCTGACCCGCAGCAGCCCGAAGGCCTCGATGGCCAGCTCGCACTCGGTGCTGGCCAAGTCCCTCATGGCCGAGCCGCGCATGACGCCCGAGCAGATGAAGCGCAGCGACATTATCCAGAACTACTTGAAGCGCGAGAACAGCACCGCcgccagcagcaccaccaatGGCGTGGGCAACCGCAgtcccagcagcagctccacgCCGCCGCCGTCGGCGGTGCAGAGTCAGCAGCGGTGGGGCAGCAGCTCGGTGATCACCACCACCTGCCAGCAGCGCCAGCAGTCCGTGTCGCCGCACAGCAAcggctccagctccagttcgagctccagctccagctccagttcgtcctcctcctccacatcctccaactgcagctccagctcggCCAGCAGCTGTCAGTATTTCCAGTCGCCGCACTCCACCAGCAACGGCACCAGTGCGCCGGCGAGCTCCAGTTCGGGATCGAGCAGCGCCACGCCCCTGCTGGAACTGCAGGTGGACATTGCCGACTCGGCGCAGCCGCTCAATTTGTCCAAGAAATCGCCCACGCCACCGCCCAGCAAGCTGCACGCTCTGGTGGCCGCCGCCAATGCCGTTCAGCGCTATCCCACGCTGTCCGCCGACGTCACTGTGACCGCCTCCAATGGCGGCCCTCCGTCGGCGGTGGCCAGTCCGGCGCCCAGCAGCAGTCCGCCGGCGAGTGTGGCCTCACCCAATCCTGGCCTGAACGCCGCCGTGCACAAGGTCATGCTGGAGGCGTAA